The following are encoded together in the Rhineura floridana isolate rRhiFlo1 chromosome 21, rRhiFlo1.hap2, whole genome shotgun sequence genome:
- the PHF12 gene encoding PHD finger protein 12 isoform X3 produces MLPPGEWMCHRCTVRRKKREQKKELGHVNGLVDKSGKRTTSPTSDTDFLDRASGGVLRTLSHTRLLERRASRPGTPTSNASTETPNSEQNDVDEDIIDVDDDSAPAAEADGGQPHLKRPFELLIAAAMERNPTQFQLPNELTCTTALPGTSKRRRKEETTGKNVKKAQHELDHNGLVPLPVKVCFACSRSCRVAPLIQCDYCPLLFHMDCLEPPLTAMPLGRWMCPNHIEHVVLNQKNMTLSNRCRVFDRFQDTISQHVVKVDFLNRIHKKHPPNRRVVQSMKRKGLKVPDAIKSQYWAPPALLVPAAIRDGELICNGVPEEPSHKHLCNSEHLATQSEQQEWLCSVVALQCSILKHLSAKQMPSLWDSEQAEKADVKPAIVTDGSLAGPYQAADKASVPSIYSAPCPPGIATQNSLGSPQEDAHYPSCTDRPKKASPCGTSNGPNATAEVKINGPHLYSDVSARLTDSPRLSGQGGTMPVLSQRQQPWPRPTTPPVACGLLNHTVGAVVKTENAAGPISCTRRGSVPIAGMPASIPSSCASLEAASTLQRKNAQTQIGDLGAVDSPLTATRALTPPQAAVGDGVSAVGAAHGFCSPAPPPDGKVSPSTLSIGSALTAPSLLPSNSSATLDLASSLKALMDGSGAEIEINMLDEKLVKFLALQRIHQLFASKVQPFAGSVGSHQPIPVGNHAEGQRKEVQARAVFYPLLGMGSAVNMCYRTLYIGTGADMDVCLTNYGRCNYVSGKHACIFYDENTKHYELLNYSEHGTTVDNVLYSCDFSEKTALIPPSSMVAKVQSVIKRHKSRKQQQEEEPLPPPPPPPSEEAAAVMRAQAQGQAPKPCNCKASSSSLIGGSGAGWEGTALLHHGSYIKLGCLQFVFSITEFATKQPKGNVSALVQDADLEEKVSPKAHQVPVLRSNSVP; encoded by the exons ATGCTGCCTCCAGGGGAGTGGATGTGCCACCGCTGTACTGTGCGCCGAAAG AAGAGAGAGCAGAAGAAGGAGCTGGGACACGTGAACGGCTTGGTGGACAAGTCTGGGAAAAGGACCACGTCCCCCACCAGCGACACAGACTTCTTGGACCGGGCAAGTGGCGGCGTCCTCCGGACTCTTTCCCACACTCGGCTCTTGGAGCGGAGAGCGAGCCGGCCCGGCACACCTACGTCCAACGCCAGCACCGAAACCCCCAACTCGGAGCAGAACGACGTGGACGAGGACATCATCGACGTGGACGATGACTCGGCCCCCGCAGCGGAGGCAGACGGCGGGCAGCCCCACCTGAAGCGGCCCTTTGAGCTGCTCATTGCTGCAGCCATGGAAAGGAACCCGACCCAGTTCCAGCTGCCCAACGAGCTGACCTGCACCACTGCACTCCCAG GTACAAGTAAGAGGCGGAGGAAGGAGGAAACAACTGGGAAGAATGTCAAGAAAGCCCAGCACGAGCTGGACCACAATGGGCTGGTCCCCCTGCCGGTGAAAGTCTGCTTCGCGTGCAGCAG gaGTTGCCGTGTAGCCCCTCTCATCCAGTGTGATTACTGCCCGCTCCTCTTCCACATGGATTGCCTGGAGCCGCCTCTCACAGCAATGCCCCTGGGCAGGTGGATGTGTCCAAATCACATCGAGCACGTGGTG CTGAACCAGAAGAACATGACCCTGAGCAACCGGTGCCGAGTGTTTGACCGCTTCCAGGACACCATCTCGCAGCACGTGGTTAAGGTGGACTTTCTGAACCGAATCCACAAGAAACACCCGCCCAACCGCCGTGTGGTGCAGTCTATGAAAAGAAAGGGGCTCAAG GTTCCTGATGCCATCAAGTCCCAGTATTGGGCCCCACCCGCACTGCTGGTGCCTGCAGCAATCAGAGACGGGGAGCTCATCTGCAACGGGGTCCCCGAGGAGCCCTCGCACAAGCACCTTTGCAACTCGGAGCACTTAGCCACCCAGTCAGAGCAGCAAGAG TGGTTGTGCAGCGTCGTCGCCTTGCAGTGCAGCATCTTGAAACACTTATCTGCTAAGCAGATGCCTTCGCTTTGGGACTCTGAGCAGGCAGAAAAGGCAGACGTCAAGCCAGCAATCGTGACCGACGGCTCCCTCGCCGGTCCTTACCAGGCCGCCGACAAGGCGAGCGTCCCTTCCATCTACTCTGCGCCCTGCCCCCCCGGGATCGCCACCCAGAACTCCTTGGGGTCCCCGCAGGAGGATGCCCACTACCCCTCGTGTACGGACAGGCCCAAGAAAGCGTCCCCTTGTGGGACGTCCAACGGTCCCAACGCCACTGCGGAGGTGAAAATTAACGGCCCGCACTTGTACAGCGATGTCTCCGCACGCTTGACTGACTCTCCAAGGCTAAGTGGGCAGGGTGGTACTATGCCGGTGTTGTCTCAGCGGCAGCAGCCCTGGCCTAGGCCCACCACTCCCCCGGTAGCGTGTGGGCTCCTCAATCACACAGTCGGTGCGGTTGTCAAAACAGAGAACGCGGCAGGGCCCATTTCGTGCACACGCAGGGGCTCCGTGCCGATTGCAGGCATGCCAGCTTCCATCCCGAGCTCTTGCGCCAGCCTGGAAGCGGCTAGCACTCTGCAGAGGAAGAACGCGCAGACGCAGATTGGGGACCTGGGGGCCGTGGATTCTCCTCTGACTGCCACTCGGGCGCTCACTCCTCCCCAGGCGGCTGTGGGCGATGGGGTCTCGGCCGTCGGAGCCGCTCATGGCTTCTGCTCACCAGCCCCGCCTCCAG atGGTAAGGTCAGcccgagcaccttgtccatcgGAAGCGCTTTAACAGCCCCCTCGTTGCTCCCTTCCAACTCCTCCGCCACGCTGGACCTCGCCAGTTCTCTGAAGGCACTAATGGACGGCAGCGGAG CAGAGATTGAGATCAACATGCTGGATGAGAAGCTGGTCAAGTTCCTGGCCCTGCAGAGAATACATCAGCTCTTTGCTTCCAAAGTCCAGCCTTTTGCGGGCAGCGTTGGTTCCCACCAGCCCATCCCTGTGGGCAATCATGCTGAAG ggcagAGGAAGGAGGTGCAAGCCCGGGCCGTCTTCTACCCTCTGCTGGGGATGGGCAGTGCTGTGAACATGTGCTACAGGACCCTCTACATTGGGACAG GGGCCGACATGGATGTGTGCCTTACAAACTACGGTCGCTGCAACTATGTGTCAGGCAAACATGCCTGCATCTTCTACGATGAG AACACCAAGCATTACGAGCTGCTCAACTACAGCGAGCATGGCACGACGGTGGACAACGTCTTGTATTCGTGTGACTTCTCTGAGAAGACGGCCCtcattcctcccagcagcatgGTTGCCAAAGTACAGAGCGTGATCA AGCGCCACAAGAGCcgaaagcagcagcaggaggaagagccgctgccgccaccgccgccgccaccaAGCGAAGAAGCCGCCGCGGTGATGAGGGCCCAGGCACAAGGCCAAGCCCCAAAGCCGTGCAATTGCAAAGCCAGCAGTTCCAGCTTGATTGGGGGCAGCGGGGCCGGCTGGGAGGGGACAGCTTTGCTGCACCACGGCAGCTACATCAAACTCGGCTGCCTGCAGTTCGTCTTCAGCATTACGGAGTTTGCGACCAAACAGCCCAAGGGGAATGTTTCTGCCTTAGTACAAGACGCGGACTTGGAAGAGAAGGTGTCCCCCAAGGCCCACCAGGTTCCTGTGCTGCGCTCCAATTCGGTACCCTAG